The proteins below come from a single Myripristis murdjan chromosome 10, fMyrMur1.1, whole genome shotgun sequence genomic window:
- the LOC115366935 gene encoding protocadherin beta-16-like, translating to MPISPLAKCQIRYSIPEEMKKGSFIGNVVQDLGLDLNRLRSGRARIVTGESIQYIELKTDKGILVVNERIDREQLCGDVTPCSFTFEIILENPIELHPVEVLIQDQNDNAPQVLYPVQTSGSLVAEMVPRSAEVGYLVTKVVAVDVDSGQNAWLSYKLQKATDRALFEVGLQNGEIRTIRQVTDKDAVKQRLTVVVEDNGQPSRSATVSVNVAVADSFPEVLSEFTDFTQDKEYNDNLTFYLVVALAVVSFLFITCLVVIISVKIHRWRHSRILYQSNLPVIPYYPPRYSDTLGTGTLPHVYNYEVCRTTDSRKSDCKFGRAGSQNVLIMEPSSTGTMQRIQSEKSILDEPDSPLEVSMFPFLLHKSCLMR from the exons ATGCCTATAAG TCCACTTGCTAAATGCCAAATACGCTATTCCATTCCAGAGGAGATGAAGAAAGGGTCTTTCATCGGTAATGTAGTACAAGACCTTGGTTTGGATCTAAATCGGCTTCGTTCTGGTCGGGCCCGCATCGTGACCGGAGAAAGCATCCAGTACATCGAGCTGAAGACAGACAAAGGGATTTTGGTCGTAAATGAGAGAATAGACCGAGAGCAGCTTTGTGGAGATGTAACGCCGTGCAGCTTCACCTTCGAAATAATTTTAGAAAATCCAATTGAGTTGCATC CTG TAGAAGTACTGATCCAGGACCAGAACGACAACGCCCCTCAGGTGCTGTACCCAGTCCAGACTAGTGGCTCTCTGGTGGCTGAAATGGTGCCTCGTTCAGCAGAGGTGGGCTATCTGGTAACTAAAGTGGTGGCTGTTGATGTGGACTCTGGCCAGAATGCCTGGCTCTCCTATAAACTGCAGAAAGCCACAGACAGGGCGCTGTTTGAAGTGGGCTTACAGAATGGGGAAATCAGAACTATCCGCCAGGTCACTGATAAAGATGCTGTGAAACAAAGGCTGACTGTTGTGGTGGAGGACAACGGCCAGCCCTCTCGTTCAGCTACAGTCAGTGTTAACGTGGCGGTGGCGGACAGCTTCCCTGAAGTGCTGTCGGAGTTCACTGACTTTACACAGGACAAGGAGTACAATGACAATCTGACTTTTTACTTGGTCGTGGCTTTGGCTGTGGTTTCCTTTCTGTTCATCACGTGCCTGGTGGTTATTATATCAGTGAAAATCCACAGGTGGAGACATTCTCGCATCCTGTATCAGTCCAACCTGCCGGTGATTCCATATTATCCCCCACGTTACTCAGACACTTTGGGAACAGGGACTCTCCCACACGTGTACAATTACGAGGTGTGCAGGACGACTGACTCCAGAAAGAGTGACTGTAAGTTCGGCAGAGCCGGTAGTCAGAACGTCCTGATAATGGAGCCCAGTTCAACAGGGACTATGCAGCGGATACAGAGTGAGAAGAGCATCCTGGATGAGCCAGACTCTCCTCTAGAGGTTAGCATGTTTCCCTTTTTACTGCATAAAAGCTGTCTCATGCGTTAA
- the LOC115366936 gene encoding protocadherin gamma-C3-like: MAFRQLPCKEGRLCRASARICLLLLLYFFNVIAGQIRYSIPEEMKKDSVIGNLAQDLGLDLKRLRSGRARIVTGENMQYAGLKTDKGILVVKERIDREQLCGDVTPCSFSFEIILENPMELHPVKVLIQDQNDNAPQVLYPVQTGGSLVAEMVPRSAEVGYLVTKVVAVDVDSGQNAWLSYKLQKATDRALFEVGLQNGEIRTIRQVTDKDAVKQRLTVVVEDNGQPSRSATVNVNVAVADSFPEVLSEFTDFTQDKEYNDNLTFYLVLALAVVSFLFIMCLVVIISVKIYKWRQSRFLYQSNLPVIPYYPPRYSDTLGTGTLPHVYNYEVCRTTDSRKSDCKFGRAGSQNVLIIDPSSTGTMQRIQSDKSILDEPDSPLEGRYWSAKHSVSPPLAILCFAQ, translated from the exons ATGGCATTTCGACAACTTCCCTGCAAAGAAGGGCGTTTATGTCGCGCTTCTGCACGGATATGCCTTTTGCTGCTACTGTATTTCTTTAATGTCATCGCTGGTCAAATTCGGTATTCTATTCcggaggaaatgaagaaagatTCTGTTATCGGCAATTTAGCTCAAGACCTTGGTTTGGATCTGAAAAGGCTCCGTTCTGGACGGGCCCGTATCGTGACCGGAGAAAACATGCAGTATGCCGGGCTGAAGACAGACAAAGGGATCCTAGTCGTGAAAGAGAGGATAGACCGAGAACAGCTTTGTGGAGATGTAACGCCGTGCAGCTTCAGCTTTGAAATCATTTTAGAAAACCCTATGGAACTTCACC CAGTGAAAGTACTGATCCAGGACCAGAACGACAACGCCCCTCAGGTGCTGTACCCAGTCCAGACTGGTGGCTCTCTGGTGGCTGAAATGGTGCCTCGTTCAGCAGAGGTGGGCTATCTGGTGACCAAAGTGGTGGCTGTTGATGTGGACTCTGGCCAGAATGCCTGGCTCTCCTATAAACTACAGAAAGCCACAGACAGGGCGCTGTTCGAAGTGGGCTTACAGAATGGGGAAATCAGAACTATCCGCCAAGTCACCGATAAAGATGCTGTGAAACAACGGCTGACTGTTGTGGTGGAGGACAATGGCCAGCCCTCTCGTTCAGCTACAGTCAACGTTAACGTGGCGGTGGCGGACAGCTTCCCTGAAGTGCTGTCGGAGTTCACTGACTTCACACAGGACAAGGAGTACAATGACAACCTGACTTTTTACCTGGTCTTGGCATTGGCTGTGGTTTCCTTTCTGTTCATCATGTGCCTGGTGGTTATTATATCAGTGAAAATCTACAAGTGGAGACAGTCTCGCTTTCTGTATCAGTCCAACCTGCCGGTGATTCCATATTATCCTCCTCGTTACTCAGACACTTTGGGGACAGGGACTCTCCCACACGTGTACAATTACGAGGTGTGCAGAACAACTGACTCCAGAAAGAGTGACTGTAAGTTCGGCAGAGCCGGTAGTCAGAACGTCCTGATAATAGATCCCAGTTCAACAGGGACGATGCAGCGGATACAGAGTGACAAGAGCATCCTGGATGAACCAGACTCCCCTCTAGAG GGACGCTATTGGTCAGCAAAACATTCAGTGTCTCCTCCTCTCGCCATTCTGTGCTTTGCCCAGTAG
- the LOC115366937 gene encoding protocadherin gamma-A11-like → MATQGFFTPTSFKWRLISVLRWQVGLLIFILYVDNRVVGQIRYSIPEEMKKGSLIGNVAQDLGLDLKRLRAGRARIVSGENIQYTELKTDKGIIVVNERIDREQLCGETTPCSFSLEVILENPIELHRVTVEILDVNDHAPFFPNKDIRFEMSESTTIAAQFPIENAVDPDVGLNALQNYILSPNNYFVLKQHANPDGSKYAELVLQKPLDREEHPSVSLKVIAVDGGTPQRSGTVNIDITVLDANDNAPVFNQSVYRASIVENAPKGTYITTVNASDADSGSYGEIIFSFSKLRGSTFDIFTIDEKTGDISVSGLIDFEKDKKYEVRLEARDRGGLIGTSKVIVEVVDVNDNPPVINIMSFSNTISENAPLGTTIAVINVKDVDSEKNGQITCTIDNKLPFKIQSLLSNYYNLVADQLFDRETTPEYNITITATDSGSPPLTCSTTLHLKISDVNDNAPLFDKNTYFAYVTENNSPGVSIFTISAQDSDWNQNAKISYFLEDTQISGNQINALVSINSETGVLHAVRSFDYEQIKLLELVVKAQDGGSPPLSSNVSVKILIQDQNDNAPQVLYPVQTGGSLVAEMVPRSAEVGYLVTKVVAVDVDSGQNAWLSYKLQKATDRALFEVGLQNGEIRTIRQVTDKDAVKQRLTVVVEDNGQPSRSATVNVNVAVADSFPEVLSEFTDFTQDKEYNDNLTFYLVLALAVVSFLFITCLVVIISVKIHRWRQSRILYQSNLPVIPYYPPRYSDTLGTGTLPHVYNYEVCRTTDSRKSDCKYMQPMSQSLLSVDGAGADTLQKEKPSGVVSGMSTLEV, encoded by the exons ATGGCAACCCAAGGATTTTTCACACCCACGTCTTTTAAATGGCGTTTGATTTCTGTATTACGATGGCAAGTGGGACTGCTTATTTTCATTCTTTATGTGGATAATAGAGTGGTCGGCCAGATCCGCTATTCTATACCAGAGGAGATGAAGAAAGGGTCTCTTATCGGTAACGTAGCCCAAGACCTTGGCTTGGATCTGAAAAGGCTTCGTGCTGGCCGGGCCCGTATCGTGAGCGGAGAAAACATCCAGTACACCGAGCTGAAGACAGACAAAGGGATCATAGTCGTCAATGAGAGAATAGACCGGGAGCAGCTCTGCGGCGAAACCACACCGTGTAGTTTCAGTTTAGAGGTCATTTTAGAAAATCCAATTGAACTCCATCGTGTGACTGTGGAAATTTTGGACGTAAACGATCATGCACCTTTCTTTCCAAATAAAGACATTCGCTTTGAAATGAGCGAATCTACCACGATCGCAGCACAATTTCCCATAGAAAATGCCGTTGATCCTGACGTTGGTCTTAACGCTTTACAAAATTACATTCTTTCTCCAAATAATTACTTCGTTCTTAAACAGCACGCAAATCCAGACGGCAGTAAATATGCTGAATTGGTTCTTCAGAAGCCATTAGACAGAGAAGAACACCCCAGTGTCTCTCTCAAAGTAATAGCAGTGGACGGTGGAACACCACAGAGATCTGGTACAGTAAATATCGATATTACTGTTTTAGATGCAAATGATAATGCCCCTGTGTTCAATCAGTCAGTATACAGGGCTTCCATTGTTGAAAATGCTCCAAAAGGAACTTACATTACAACAGTTAACGCCAGTGATGCAGACAGTGGTTCTTATGGGGAAATCATATTTAGCTTTTCAAAATTGAGAGGCAGTACCTTTGATATATTTACTATTGATGAGAAAACAGGGGACATTTCAGTTTCTGGTCTCATAGACTTTGAGAAAGATAAAAAGTATGAGGTCAGGTTAGAGGCAAGGGATCGAGGGGGTTTAATCGGGACTAGTAAAGTAATAGTTGAAGTTGTTGACGTCAATGACAACCCTCCAGTTATCAATATCATGTCGTTTTCTAATACTATATCAGAAAATGCCCCTCTTGGCACAACTATAGCAGTTATCAATGTCAAAGATGTCGACTCAGAGAAAAATGGACAGATTACATGTACAATAGACAATAAGTTGCCGTTTAAAATCCAGTCGTTATTATCAAACTATTATAATTTGGTCGCTGATCAACTTTTTGATCGAGAGACTACTCCAGAATACAACATAACGATAACAGCCACCGATTCTGGATCTCCGCCCCTAACTTGCTCTACAACATTACACCTAAAAATCTCTGACGTAAATGACAACGCTCCCTTGTTCGATAAAAATACCTATTTTGCTTATGTCACTGAAAATAATTCCCCTGGAGTGTCCATATTTACGATCAGCGCACAAGACTCTGATTGGAATCAAAATGCGAAAATCTCGTACTTCTTGGAAGACACACAAATCAGTGGAAATCAAATCAACGCTCTAGTGTCCATAAACTCTGAAACAGGAGTTCTTCACGCGGTTCGCTCCTTTGATTATGAGCAAATAAAACTACTTGAGCTGGTCGTCAAAGCGCAGGATGGAGGCTCTCCTCCACTGAGTAGCAATGTGAGTGTGAAAATACTGATACAAGACCAGAACGACAACGCCCCTCAGGTGCTGTACCCAGTCCAGACTGGCGGCTCTCTGGTGGCTGAAATGGTGCCTCGTTCAGCAGAGGTGGGCTATCTGGTGACTAAAGTGGTGGCTGTTGACGTGGACTCAGGCCAGAATGCCTGGCTCTCCTATAAACTGCAGAAAGCCACAGACAGGGCGCTGTTCGAAGTGGGCTTACAGAATGGGGAAATCAGAACTATCCGCCAAGTCACTGATAAAGATGCTGTGAAACAAAGGCTGACTGTTGTGGTGGAGGACAACGGCCAGCCCTCTCGTTCAGCTACAGTCAATGTTAACGTGGCGGTGGCGGACAGCTTCCCTGAAGTGCTGTCAGAGTTCACTGACTTCACACAGGACAAGGAGTACAATGACAACCTGACTTTTTACTTGGTCTTGGCTTTGGCTGTGGTTTCCTTTCTGTTCATCACGTGCCTGGTGGTTATTATATCAGTGAAAATCCACAGATGGAGACAGTCTCGCATCCTGTATCAGTCCAACCTGCCGGTGATTCCATATTATCCCCCACGTTACTCAGACACTTTGGGAACAGGGACTCTCCCACACGTGTACAATTACGAGGTGTGCAGGACGACTGACTCCAGAAAGAGTGACTGTAAATACATGCAACCTATGAGTCAGAGTTTGCTGAGTGTTGACGGAGCTGGGGCTGATACATTGCAGAAGGAGAAGCCATCGGGCGTGGTTTCTGGAATGTCGACTCTG GAGGTGTAG
- the LOC115366939 gene encoding protocadherin gamma-A10-like yields MWTTGPGPWHGLFVILCLTILDSVTGQARYSIPEEQAEGSFVGNIATDLGLDVARLISGKARVITKGGRHFVDLNRDKGILVIKERIDREELCGQTTPCSFSFEIIIENPIQLYPVRIIIQDQNDNAPQVLYPVQTGGSLVAEMVPRSAEVGYLVTKVVAVDVDSGQNAWLSYKLQKATDRALFEVGLQNGEIRTIRQVTDKDAVKQRLTIVVEDNGHPSRSATVIVNVAVADSFPEVLSEFTDFTQDKEYNDNLTFYLVLALAVVSFLFITCLVVIISVKIYRWRQSRILYQSNLPVIPYYPPRYSDTLGTGTLPHVYNYEVCRTTDSRKSDSKFGRAGSQSVLIMEPSSTGTMHRIQSDKSILDEPDSPLEVSFRKKVS; encoded by the exons ATGTGGACAACAGGCCCCGGACCGTGGCATGGACTGTTTGTCATTCTTTGTCTTACCATCTTGGACTCCGTGACTGGACAAGCTCGGTATTCCATTCCGGAGGAGCAGGCAGAAGGGTCGTTTGTTGGAAACATTGCTACGGATTTAGGTCTGGATGTAGCAAGGCTAATATCAGGTAAAGCTCGGGTTATAACAAAAGGAGGTCGACACTTTGTTGATTTAAATCGAGACAAAGGTATCCTTGTTATCAAAGAGCGAATTGACCGAGAAGAACTGTGCGGACAGACTACGCCTTGTAGCTTCAGCTTCGAGATAATCATAGAAAACCCAATCCAGCTATATC CTGTAAGAATAATTATCCAGGACCAGAATGACAATGCCCCTCAGGTTCTGTACCCAGTTCAGACTGGTGGCTCTCTGGTGGCTGAAATGGTGCCACGTTCAGCAGAGGTGGGCTATCTGGTAACTAAAGTGGTGGCTGTTGATGTGGACTCTGGCCAGAATGCCTGGCTCTCCTATAAACTGCAGAAAGCCACAGACAGGGCGTTGTTTGAAGTGGGCTTACAGAATGGGGAAATCAGAACTATCCGCCAAGTCACTGATAAAGATGCTGTGAAACAAAGGCTGACAATTGTGGTGGAGGACAACGGCCATCCCTCCCGTTCAGCTACAGTCATTGTTAACGTGGCGGTGGCAGACAGCTTCCCTGAAGTGCTGTCCGAGTTCACTGACTTTACACAGGACAAGGAGTACAATGACAACCTGACTTTTTACTTGGTCTTGGCTTTGGCTGTGGTTTCCTTTCTGTTCATCACGTGCCTGGTGGTTATTATATCAGTGAAAATCTACAGATGGAGACAGTCTCGCATCTTGTATCAGTCCAACCTTCCAGTGATTCCATATTATCCCCCACGTTACTCAGACACTTTGGGAACAGGGACTCTCCCACACGTGTACAATTACGAGGTGTGCAGGACGACTGACTCCAGAAAGAGTGACTCTAAGTTCGGCAGAGCCGGTAGTCAGAGCGTCCTAATAATGGAGCCCAGTTCAACAGGGACGATGCATCGGATACAGAGTGACAAGAGCATCCTGGATGAGCCAGACTCTCCTCTAGAGGTGAGTTTTAGAAAAAAGGTGTCTTGA
- the LOC115366766 gene encoding protocadherin gamma-A4-like, which yields MPFISNERSIKWQVQIFIVICLIEAAFSQIRYSIPEEMRKGSFVGNVAEDLGIDAERMKSGGARIVNGDNIEYIKLDVDKGTLVVGERIDREQLCGQTSPCSLNFEMIMMNPMQLHSIVVEVLDINDNSPMFPEKEIHLEILESALPGTEILQESATDPDVGINALHGYTLHPTTNFNIKVQSSPNGIKYAQLFLFNALDREKEENLLLTLTAVDGGEPQRSETLKIRITVLDTNDNAPVFTQSIFKAYVAENIPEGTLVITVSATDTDEGINGRVTYHFNRMSYNVAELFSLDEHTGDITVNGQIDYEKNKMYEIGVQAKDQGGQSTSTKVIIEVTDVNDNAPIITLTSFSSPIAEDSSIGTTVAIINVKDIDSGKNGKIDCTINTKIPFAIRSSLKNYYTVVTDGVLDRERYPDYNITFTAVDEGRPPLSTNKTLTLRVSDVNDNAPVFAQRHYEANIIENNSPGFSALSVKAYDFDSGQNSRVTYLLIDTQFNGNSMSSYISVNAESGALQAVRSFDYEQIKTFKVFVKAQDGGSPPLSSNATVKINIVDQNDNAPQVLYPVQTGGSLVAEMVPRSAEVGYLVTKVVAVDVDSGQNAWLSYKLQKATDRALFEVGLQNGEIRTIRQVTDKDAVKQRLTVVVEDNGQPSRSATVIVNVAVADSFPEVLSEFIDFTQDKEYNDNLTFYLVLALAVVSFLFLTCLVVIISVKIYRWRQSRILYQSNLPVIPYYPPRYSDTLGTGTLPHVYNYEVCRTTDSRKSDCKFGRAGSQNVLIMEPSSTGTMKTEKSILDELGTPLEVSSVMLIISVSP from the coding sequence ATGCCTTTTATCAGCAACGAACGGTCGATTAAATGGCAAGTACAGATTTTCATCGTTATTTGTCTCATAGAAGCGGCGTTCAGCCAGATTCGATACTCAATCCCAGAGGAGATGAGAAAGGGCTCCTTTGTAGGAAATGTGGCAGAGGATTTAGGTATCGACGCTGAGAGAATGAAATCAGGTGGCGCCCGAATCGTAAACGGCGATAACATTGAGTATATCAAGCTAGATGTAGACAAAGGCACTCTGGTCGTAGGAGAAAGGATTGATAGGGAGCAGCTCTGCGGCCAGACATCCCCCTGTAGCCTGAACTTTGAAATGATCATGATGAATCCGATGCAGCTACATAGCATTGTAGTGGAGGTGTTGGATATTAATGATAATTCACCTATGTTCcctgaaaaagaaatacatttagAAATACTGGAGTCTGCTCTTCCAGGAACTGAAATATTACAGGAGAGTGCAACCGACCCCGATGTTGGCATCAATGCTTTACACGGCTATACGTTGCACCCGACAACTAATTTCAACATTAAGGTCCAGTCCAGCCCAAATGGTATTAAATATGCACAGTTGTTCCTTTTTAATGCTCTAGATCGTGAGAAGGAAGAAAACCTGCTCCTCACTCTAACTGCTGTCGACGGCGGTGAACCACAGCGATCGGAGACGCTTAAAATACGCATAACTGTCCTCgacacaaatgataatgctccAGTTTTTACGCAATCTATTTTTAAGGCGTATGTAGCTGAAAATATACCAGAAGGAACTTTAGTGATAACAGTGAGTGCAACGGATACAGATGAAGGGATTAATGGCCGTGTTACATACCACTTTAATCGCATGTCTTATAATGTTGCAGAGCTATTTAGTCTGGACGAACATACCGGTGACATAACTGTAAATGGGCAGATTGATtatgaaaagaataaaatgtatgaaatcGGTGTGCAGGCGAAAGATCAAGGTGGGCAAAGCACATCAACAAAAGTAATAATTGAGGTGACAGACGTAAACGACAACGCTCCTATAATAACACTAACATCATTTTCTAGTCCCATCGCCGAAGATTCAAGTATTGGAACTACTGTTGCTATCATAAACGTTAAAGATATAGATTCCggtaaaaatggcaaaattgaCTGCACAATTAACACGAAGATCCCGTTTGCTATCCGCTCATCTCTGAAAAATTATTATACGGTTGTAACAGACGGTGTCCTGGACAGGGAGCGCTATCCTGATTATAACATAACTTTCACTGCAGTGGATGAGGGTAGGCCACCACTGTCGACTAACAAGACATTAACACTTAGAGTGTCGGATGTCAATGATAATGCCCCCGTTTTTGCACAGAGACATTATGAAGCTAACATTATTGAGAATAATTCCCCGGGATTCTCTGCGCTTTCTGTGAAAGCATACGACTTTGACTCGGGGCAGAACTCACGCGTAACTTATTTACTTATTGACACTCAGTTTAATGGAAACTCGATGTCCTCTTACATCTCTGTTAATGCTGAAAGTGGAGCTTTACAGGCTGTTCGATCATTCGACTATGAGCAAATTAAGACTTTCAAGGTTTTTGTAAAAGCGCAGGATGGCGGGTCCCCTCCGCTAAGCAGCAATGccactgttaaaataaatattgtagACCAGAATGACAACGCCCCTCAGGTTCTGTACCCAGTCCAGACTGGTGGCTCTCTGGTGGCTGAAATGGTGCCTCGTTCAGCAGAGGTGGGCTATCTGGTGACAAAAGTGGTGGCTGTTGATGTGGACTCTGGCCAGAATGCCTGGCTCTCCTATAAACTGCAGAAAGCCACAGACAGGGCGCTGTTTGAAGTGGGCTTACAGAATGGGGAAATCAGAACTATCCGCCAAGTCACTGATAAAGATGCTGTGAAACAACGGCTGACTGTTGTGGTGGAGGACAACGGCCAGCCCTCTCGTTCAGCTACAGTCATTGTTAACGTGGCGGTGGCAGACAGCTTCCCTGAAGTGCTGTCGGAGTTCATTGACTTTACACAGGACAAGGAGTACAATGACAACCTGACTTTTTACTTGGTCTTGGCTTTGGCTGTGGTTTCCTTTCTGTTCCTCACGTGCCTGGTGGTTATTATATCAGTGAAAATCTACAGGTGGAGGCAGTCTCGCATCCTGTATCAGTCCAACCTGCCGGTGATTCCATATTATCCCCCACGTTACTCAGACACTTTGGGGACAGGGACTCTTCCACACGTGTACAATTACGAGGTGTGCAGGACGACTGACTCCAGAAAGAGTGACTGTAAGTTCGGCAGAGCCGGTAGTCAGAACGTCCTGATAATGGAGCCCAGTTCAACGGGAACTATGAAGACTGAGAAGAGCATCCTGGATGAACTAGGAACTCCTTTAGAGGTGAGTTCAGTGATGTTAATTATTAGTGTCTCACCATGA
- the LOC115366940 gene encoding protocadherin gamma-A3-like, with the protein MPFEKSNFWSIKCRLFCVSTWTFILFLAYFTHIVSGQIRYSIAEEMKKGALIGNLAQDLGLDLQRLRSGRVRIVTAESIQYIELKTDKGILVVSERIDREQLCQEVTPCSFSFEVILENPMELHRVTVEINDINDNSPMFRKDEIKFEISESATLGSRFMLASAEDADVGNNGLQKYILTTNDMFVLKQHSTPDGKKYAEMILQKPLDRENQPKISLKLIALDGGTPQRSGTVNIDITVLDANDNPPIFSQSVYVATVMENAAIGTCITTVNATDADSGSNSLITYRFSNMKEYLNDIFQMDEITGVITLVGHIDYEKDKKYEIMIEAVDQGGLTDSGKVLIDIVDVNDNAPVINVMSFSSPVPEDATPGTTVAIIHVKDADSEQHGQIRCSIDNNIPFKVKSTLTNYYTLVTDSVFDREIVPEYNITVTATDSGSPSLSSTTTLRLRISDVNDNAPLFDKMSYDAYIIENNPSGMSIFTVSARDTDWNQNAKISYFLEDTQVSGNPVTTFVSINTETGVLHAVRSFDYEQLKQLQLVVKAQDGGSPPLSSNATVKINILDQNDNAPQVLYPVQTGGSLVAEMVPRSAEVGYLVTKVVAVDVDSGQNAWLSYKLQKATDRALFEVGLQNGEIRTIRQVTDKDAVKQRLTVVVEDNGQPSRSATVSVNVAVADSFPEVLSEFTDFRQDKEYNDNLTFYLVLALAVVSFLFITCLVVIISVKIYRWRQSRILYQSNLPVIPYYPPRYSDTLGTGTLPHVYNYEVCRTTDSRKSDCRFGRAGSQNVLIMEPSSTGTMQRIQSDRSILDEPDSPLEVSVFKKKCCIY; encoded by the coding sequence ATGCCGTTTGAGAAGTCGAacttttggtccataaaatgtcgTTTGTTTTGCGTGTCGACATGGACGTTTATACTCTTCCTCGCGTATTTCACACATATTGTCTCTGGCCAAATACGGTATTCCATCgcagaggaaatgaagaagggGGCACTTATTGGAAATTTAGCGCAAGACCTTGGATTGGATCTGCAAAGGCTACGTTCTGGTCGGGTCCGTATCGTGACCGCAGAGAGCATCCAGTATATTGAGCTGAAGACAGACAAAGGGATTCTAGTCGTGAGTGAAAGGATAGACCGGGAACAGCTTTGTCAAGAGGTAACACCGTGTAGCTTCAGCTTTGAGGTGATTTTAGAAAATCCCATGGAACTGCACCGAGTAACTGTGGAAATTAATGATATTAATGACAATTCACCTATGTTTCGAAAGGATGAAATTAAATTCGAGATAAGTGAATCGGCCACACTTGGATCACGCTTCATGTTAGCCAGTGCAGAAGACGCAGACGTAGGCAATAATGGACTGCAGAAATATATACTAACTACCAATGATATGTTTGTATTGAAGCAGCATTCAACTCCAGATGGTAAAAAATACGCTGAAATGATTTTACAAAAACCGTTAGACAGAGAAAATCAGCCAAAAATTTCCTTGAAGCTCATCGCTTTGGACGGTGGGACTCCACAGAGATCAGGCACAGTAAATATAGACATCACTGTCCTCGATGCTAATGATAATCCTCccattttcagtcagtcagtctatGTGGCTACTGTCATGGAAAACGCTGCAATAGGAACCTGTATTACCACAGTGAATGCGACAGATGCAGACAGTGGATCAAACAGTCTCATCACATACAGGTTTTCCAACATGAAAGAGTATCTTAATGATATTTTTCAAATGGACGAAATCACGGGGGTGATAACACTCGTAGGGCACATAGATtatgaaaaagacaagaaatatgaaattatgATTGAGGCTGTGGACCAAGGTGGTCTTACAGATTCTGGTAAAGTTCTTATTGACATTGTAGACGTCAACGACAACGCACCTGTAATAAATGTCATGTCATTCTCAAGCCCTGTACCAGAGGATGCTACACCTGGCACCACAGTGGCAATAATCCATGTGAAAGACGCAGACTCTGAGCAACACGGTCAAATTAGGTGCTCAATTGATAACAACATCCCTTTTAAGGTAAAGTCAACACTGACTAATTATTACACATTAGTAACGGATTCAGTCTTTGACAGAGAAATTGTGCCAGAATATAACATAACTGTAACAGCGACTGATTCGGGATCACCCTCCCTGTCCAGCACTACAACGTTACGTCTAAGAATTTCTGATGTAAATGACAACGCTCCATTGTTTGACAAAATGAGTTATGATGCTTACATCATAGAGAACAATCCCTCAGGTATGTCTATATTCACCGTCAGCGCACGGGACACTGACTGGAATCAAAACGCGAAAATCTCGTACTTTCTCGAAGACACACAAGTTAGTGGTAATCCAGTAACTACTTTTGTATCTATAAACACGGAAACTGGAGTTTTACATGCAGTGCGCTCATTTGATTATGAACAGCTTAAACAACTTCAACTAGTTGTCAAGGCGCAGGATGGAGGCTCTCCTCCACTGAGCAGCAATGccactgttaaaataaatattctaGACCAGAACGACAACGCCCCTCAGGTTCTATATCCAGTCCAGACTGGTGGCTCTCTGGTAGCTGAAATGGTGCCTCGTTCAGCAGAAGTGGGCTATCTGGTGACTAAAGTGGTGGCTGTTGATGTGGACTCTGGCCAGAATGCCTGGCTCTCCTATAAACTGCAGAAAGCCACAGACAGGGCGCTGTTCGAAGTGGGCTTACAGAATGGGGAAATCAGAACTATCCGCCAAGTCACTGATAAAGATGCTGTGAAACAACGGCTGACTGTTGTGGTGGAGGACAACGGCCAGCCCTCCCGTTCAGCTACAGTCAGTGTTAACGTGGCGGTGGCGGACAGCTTCCCTGAAGTGTTGTCGGAATTCACTGACTTTAGACAGGACAAGGAGTACAATGACAACCTGACTTTTTACTTGGTCTTGGCTTTGGCTGTGGTTTCCTTTCTGTTCATCACGTGCCTGGTGGTTATTATATCAGTGAAAATCTACAGGTGGAGACAGTCTCGCATCCTGTATCAGTCCAACTTGCCGGTGATTCCATATTATCCCCCACGTTACTCAGACACTTTGGGGACAGGGACTCTCCCACACGTGTACAATTACGAGGTGTGCAGGACGACTGACTCCAGAAAGAGTGACTGTAGGTTCGGCAGAGCCGGTAGTCAGAACGTCCTGATAATGGAGCCCAGTTCAACAGGGACGATGCAGCGGA